The stretch of DNA AGCGCGCAGATTGGATGCATCGGCCTGGGTATAGCTCTGGTAGTAGCCCTTCAAATCGTCGGGGAACGCCACGTAGCGAATGAGCCCGGCCTCGACCAGTTCGGCCAACGGCAGCGCCGCCTCGCCCTTCTCGGCGCGCAGCGTGTTGACCACGGCAGCGGCCACGTCGTTGAACGGCTGGGCGCGGCCGGTGCCGCAATTGAAGATGCCGGACTGCTCAGGGTGGTCGAGGAAGTACAGGTTCACGGCCACCACGTCCTGCACCGAGATGAAATCGCGGCTCTGCTGGCCGTCGCCATAGCCGTCCCAACCGCCGAACAGGCGCACATGTCCTTCGGCCAGGAACTGATTCATATTATGGAAGGCCACCGAGGCCATGCGACCCTTGTGCTGCTCGTGCGGACCATAGACGTTGAAATAGCGCAGACCCACCACCTGCGCGACAAGCCGCTGCATGCGCCGACGCAGCACCTGGTCGAAAAGCAGCTTGGAATAGCCGTAGACGTTGAGCGGCGCCTCGTTGGCC from Bordetella sp. FB-8 encodes:
- the rfaD gene encoding ADP-glyceromanno-heptose 6-epimerase — its product is MTYIVTGAAGFIGSNLVRGLNRRGIDDIIAVDDLTDGDKFRNMTDCRIADYLDKDDFRVRVREGRLPDVRAVLHQGACSDTTERNGQFMLDNNYRVTLELFEYCQSRATPFLYASSAAVYGGSAVYAEEPANEAPLNVYGYSKLLFDQVLRRRMQRLVAQVVGLRYFNVYGPHEQHKGRMASVAFHNMNQFLAEGHVRLFGGWDGYGDGQQSRDFISVQDVVAVNLYFLDHPEQSGIFNCGTGRAQPFNDVAAAVVNTLRAEKGEAALPLAELVEAGLIRYVAFPDDLKGYYQSYTQADASNLRAAGFTEPMRDVQTGVAEYVRYWRAK